A region from the Nostoc sp. HK-01 genome encodes:
- a CDS encoding TM helix repeat-containing protein, translating into MNTTWPGISRLIDMGLSIKGQQFLGQSPNLPLDQPSVNQGIAELQGIGQQVILYTPRLLGAVAILLVGLLIAASIAAVTRGILNRTNIDNRIAAGVTGRRDVPQVEKLISSLVFWSIILLTVVAVLQALGLEVASRPLNSFLDQLIGFLPKVVGAGILLGVAWVLASIVKIVTLRGLQAFKLDERLNQDSPEDSISLDRISLSETIASALYWFIFLLFLAPVLDTLGLRQALLPVQALITEILSILPNILAAILIAVLGWFLANIVRRIVTNLLATTGVDYLGSRFGLSSAMGAQSLSTIIGTIVYVLILIPVAIAALNALKIEAISVPAITMLQQILNSLPAIFTAAAILIIAFFVGRFVGDLVTSILTSLGFNNIFAVLGLPSPARQEVYTETQPLAPLRTPSEIAGIITLVGIMLFATVAAVNILNIPALTTLVTGILIILGRILSGLIVFAVGLFLANLAFSLICSSGDRQAKILAQVARISIITLVSAMALQQIGVASDIVNLAFGLLLGAIAVAIALAFGLGGRDIAREQVKEWLDSFKSKS; encoded by the coding sequence ATGAACACAACTTGGCCAGGGATATCCCGGTTGATAGACATGGGTTTGTCGATAAAGGGACAGCAATTTTTAGGACAATCGCCCAATCTGCCATTAGATCAACCGAGTGTAAACCAAGGAATTGCAGAACTCCAAGGAATTGGACAACAAGTAATTCTGTATACACCAAGATTGCTAGGGGCAGTGGCAATTTTGTTAGTAGGTTTACTGATTGCTGCCAGCATTGCCGCAGTGACGCGCGGTATCTTGAATCGCACGAACATTGATAATCGTATTGCAGCAGGGGTGACGGGACGCAGAGATGTTCCCCAGGTAGAGAAGTTAATCTCTAGTTTGGTCTTTTGGAGCATTATCTTACTAACAGTAGTGGCTGTCTTACAAGCACTAGGACTAGAGGTAGCTTCTCGACCACTCAATAGTTTTCTTGATCAACTGATTGGCTTTTTGCCAAAAGTGGTAGGTGCAGGAATTCTGTTAGGAGTTGCTTGGGTTTTAGCCAGTATTGTCAAAATTGTTACTTTGCGGGGATTGCAAGCATTCAAGCTAGATGAGCGTTTAAATCAAGACTCGCCCGAAGATAGTATTAGTCTCGATCGCATTTCTTTGAGTGAAACGATCGCCAGTGCTTTATATTGGTTTATCTTTTTACTATTTCTTGCCCCAGTTCTCGATACTCTGGGACTGCGGCAAGCTCTTTTACCAGTACAAGCACTGATTACCGAAATTCTCTCAATTCTCCCCAATATTTTGGCAGCAATTTTAATTGCGGTATTGGGATGGTTTTTAGCTAATATTGTCCGACGGATTGTGACTAATCTTTTAGCCACAACTGGCGTAGATTATTTAGGTAGTCGGTTTGGGCTTTCCTCAGCAATGGGCGCACAGTCTTTATCGACAATTATCGGCACAATTGTCTATGTTTTAATTTTGATTCCTGTGGCGATCGCCGCCTTGAATGCTTTAAAAATTGAGGCGATATCTGTACCAGCAATTACCATGCTGCAACAGATTTTAAATAGTTTGCCAGCTATTTTTACAGCCGCAGCAATTTTAATTATTGCCTTTTTTGTTGGGCGCTTTGTTGGAGATTTAGTTACTAGTATTTTGACTAGTTTAGGCTTTAACAATATTTTTGCGGTGCTTGGTTTGCCATCACCTGCTAGGCAAGAAGTCTATACCGAAACACAACCACTAGCACCACTCCGCACACCCTCAGAAATTGCTGGCATTATTACTTTAGTCGGCATTATGCTATTTGCCACAGTGGCAGCCGTGAATATTTTAAATATTCCTGCCCTGACAACATTGGTAACTGGCATTTTAATTATTTTGGGGCGGATTTTATCGGGATTAATTGTGTTTGCCGTCGGATTATTTCTGGCAAATCTAGCTTTTAGCTTGATTTGCAGTTCCGGCGATCGCCAAGCTAAAATCTTAGCTCAAGTAGCGAGAATTTCCATTATTACTTTAGTTTCGGCAATGGCATTACAACAAATTGGTGTTGCCAGCGATATAGTCAATTTAGCATTTGGTTTATTGCTAGGTGCGATCGCTGTAGCTATTGCTCTGGCTTTTGGTCTGGGCGGCCGCGATATTGCTCGCGAACAAGTTAAAGAGTGGTTGGATTCTTTTAAAAGTAAGAGCTAA